From the Vibrio ziniensis genome, the window ACACAAGACTGGCAAGTTCACATGATTGAACACCAGCTAGGCGCTTACACTGACTGTGCGCATGGTATGGGTCTGGCTGCGGTTTCTCTGCCTTACTACCGCCTAATCTACAAATTTGGTTTGGATAAGTTTGTTCGCTTTGCAACTCAAGTTTGGGGTGTATCAGCGGAAGGCAAAACCAAAGAGCAAATCGCACTAGAAGGTATTGATGCACTAGAAGCATTCACCAAAGAATGTGGCATCGTGACTTCACTTGAAAAGCTTGGCGCGACGAAAGAGATGCTACCGAAAATCGCAGAATCAACCATTATCCTAGGTAATGGCTATAAGAAACTGACAACAGAAGAAGTGCTTAACATTCTGGAAGAGTGTTACTAATACTTTTCAAATTGTGAGTTAAAAATAAAGGGTCAGATATGGGTTTCCTGTATCTGATTCCTTCATTTAAAAGAGCTATGTTAATCAAGGAGGATGACATGAAACTTAAACGAATTGGTTTCACTCTCTTCACTTCCCTACTTGCTGGTCTTTCGCTCATGGGCTGTACCGAGAAAGATTGGCGTACGGCTAGCCGAGAGCCCGCGGGGATTGCCCCGAATCCTAACGAAGTCAGTGAAGCTGTTATAGAGTTCTATGCAGCCGACGCATACAGTTGGCGCGGTTGGTTTGCCGTACATTCATGGCTTGCTGTAAAACCTCAAAATGCGAATAAATATACGGTTTATGAAGTCGTTGGTTGGCGGCAACCTGCACTGAATGAATATACAACTGACACTCCAGATCGCTATTGGTTTGGTGCTCGCCCAGAGAAAATTCTATCTCTTCAAGGTGAAAAGGCAGAGCTCTTAATACCTAAAATTCAGCACGTGGTAGCCCTTTATCCATGGGCAAATGAGTATACTCTTTTCCCCGGTCCGAACAGCAATACTTTCCCCGCTTGGGTTGGTAATCAAGTTCCAGAGTTAGGATTGAAAATGCCCTTCAGAGCGATCGGTTCTGGCTATGCAGACTAATCTCGACCCAAATAAAAAAGCCATCGCCAACAACATATAGGACGATGGCTTTTATTGCCTAGTATTAAGCGAGATCAGCTAAATGATCCTTAATATAACTATCCAAACTGCGTGCAGGTTTGCCTGTTAGCACCTGAACCGCATCACTGACACCCGCAGTCCAACCTTCTCGAACTGGGTAGAAAATCGAAGTCAAGAATTCCGCGTAGTCAGCTGGTACTCCAACACTCTTTAGCATGTCACAGAATGCACCTTCTTCAATTGCTTGATACTGCACAGGCTTACCTAGTGCTGAACTGATTTTTGCTGCTGCTTCCGCATAGCTGAAAGCTTCTGGACCAGTTAGATTGAACGCTTGATTGTCGAATTTGTCCGTTGATAAAGCAGCTGCTGCACTTGAAGCAATGTCACGCACGTCAATAAAGCTAGATTTTCCGTCAGCAGCAGGAACAGCGATCACACCTTGGTCAATGCCCGCTTTCCAATAGGTATGGAAGTTATCTGAGAACCAGTTAGGGCGAAGAATAACATACGGAACACCGGAATTTTCAAGCGCTATCTCTACTTGGCGATATGGAATAGAGTCATCTGCATCCACACCTAACACGCTTTGAAAAACAACTTTTACATTACGCGCTGCTGCAGCTTCAACCACTGGGATCAATAACTCTTTAATAGCTACATAACCGCCTGCGAGCATAACGTATGCGCGATCGACACCTTCAAATGCAGAGTCAAACGTTGATGAATCGCTGTAATCAAACACCACACCTTCAGCCGCACCCATTGCTTTACCGCTACGAGAAGCCGCTTTTACTTGTTCACCTTTAGCCAATAATTCTTCCACTAATGGGCGTCCAACATTACCTGATGCGCCTAATACCAATACTTTACTCATTTTGAATCTCCTAAGTATATTTTAGATACTTTGTAGTTGAAGGATACTTGATGATTAATCTATACTCTTCGAAACGAGTTGTGAAGAAGGCACTTTTTAGTAACAAAGTAACTTCGAAGTAACCATCTCGTGATTTCAGCATAGAGGATAAACTGTGGATTTCGCGTACGACGTTTATGAAAACCGCTGCCCGACAAGAGCAGTGTTGGATCGCATTGCAGATAAGTGGGCAATGCTCATTTTGGATAAGCTCAGCCATGAGCCAGTGCGTTTTAATCACCTTAAAAAAGATATCAAAGGCATATCTCAAAAGGTGTTATCACAAACATTGAAGAAACTAGAACGTGATGGACTCGTAACAAGAACCGTTTTTCCAACCGTCCCAGTTACGGTTGAATATGCACTTACACCATTAGGTAACACGCTAACAGAAGCCGTTGCGGCACTTGCTCACTGGGCAGAACAAAATATGGATGCAGTACTTGCAGCTCAAGAAGATTATGATTCGAAGTTAGAGCTAACAAATTAGACTTTCGACGACCGTATTTTTACTAAATTACGCTGTATATGTATTAATAAAGCTACACATATACAGCGTATTTTTGAATGTGCTATCCGGCCTAGTCGAGCTAAACCAACCAACCCGAAGTAAGGTTCTCGTAGATTAGTTTGCTGGTCATGATGAGAGTGACGGTGATAAACACAGGGCGTACGAGACGTGAACCAAACGAGATCACACATTTGCTACCAATGATAGATCCTATGATCTGCCCTGCTCCCATGATTAAACCCAATTGATAGTCTACGTGGCCTAGCCAGATAAACAGAACGAGAGATATAACATTGCCTATTAGGTTTAAGGGTTTTGTCGCCATTGTTGCTTGTTTAATGGTGTAACCAAGTAACGTAACAAAAGCCAACATCCAGAAAGAACCCGTTCCTGGACCAAAGAAACCGTTATAAAAGCCAATCAAAATTCCACATATCATCATAAAGCGGGCATTCGACAACAAAGCGGCACTCGCTTCTGTCACTTTCAATTTCTTAGCAAAAATTGAATAGAAAGTAATGCCCACCATTAGCACTGGTAGCAATTTTTCCAGAATTTCCTTATCCATTACACCAACAGCGAAAGTACCTAATGTTGCACCTATCGAAGTGAAGATTACCCCCAAAACAAGTCCTTTGGCGGGGAACTGCTTGTTCATTATAAACATCACAGATGTTGTCAGTTCACCAATAACAGCCTGCAGACGATTTGTCCCTAAAACCGTCATGGGAGGGAGCCCAACAAGCAATAAACTCGGCACTGTGATTAGCCCGCCGCCACCAGCAATTGCATCAACGATTCCCGCAACCACTGCAACCAAAAATAAGAACACATAAACCCATTCCGCCATGCTGAGATTCACAACATTTTCCATAAATCACCTAGTGAATTAAATTTTGTATGGCTATTTGTATCACTGAGTAATATGTAGTTAAATTAACGAAAACTAACTCCTTCATTAAGGTTGAACTTAATGCTTTCATCTCAGGATATTGAATTTTTCATTACTGTAGCGGATAGTCGTTCACTGGCTGCGGCAGCGAGAAAATTGAATGTAACACCGCCAAGCGTATCTCAGCGTTTACAAAATATTGAAAGAAAACTCGGTGTTAAGTTGATTGACCGAAATGCTCGATTAACCTCTTTAACCACTGAAGGAGAAGTGTTAGCGAGTAAAGGACAGCAACTATTAAAAGATCTTGAACACTTAACTCAAGATGTGTCGGATAAAAAATTGGCCATTTCGGGTGAGTTAAAGCTCGTTTCGTCACTTGGCTTTGGAGAGAAACACATAGGCCCTTTAGCGGCAGAATTTCAGTCGTTATACCCCTCACTTCGTATTGAACTTTTCCTTTCAGATATCCCAAAATGGTCTGCACACAACAGCCCTGACATCATGTTCTATATAGGACATTTGCAAGACTCAGCCCTTAAACGAATTGTGTTATCTAAGAACCGTCGATTATTACTAGCCTCACCTGAATACCTAAAATCAGCACCACCATTGGATGAGCCTCAAGATTTAGAGTTACACCGTTGTATCGCCTTAAGAGAAAACGATGAAGATGCCACAATGTGGCGCTTAACGCATATTGATACTCAACGTGAAACAAGTGTGCGTGTTGTGCCAGTGCTTTCTAGTAATGTCAGCAGAGTAACGAAGAACTGGTGTATTGACGGGCAAGGGATCATTCAACGTTCTGAATGGGACGTAAAAGAAGAATTAAAAACGGGCAAATTGGTTCGTGTTCTACCGGAATATCAACTTCAGGAAGCCGACATCGTTGCCCTACTTTCCTCGGATCAGTTTCATCGTTCACAAAAAGTGTCGGCATTTTTGGACTACGTTAAGCAAAAGCTTCCAGCGAGATTGTGACGCTACAATTATATATTGCTTTGTTACGTGCTAAGACACGAAATATTCATAAAGATTATTTTCAGAGCCGTAAAGTTCCATTGTCCCTGTCTGTATAAAACCCACGTCGCTTAATAAGCGATTCGAAGCTGTGTTATCAGGGAATGTAACAGCAAACACTTTATCTAACTTATGTTTTGGAAGTTCGCTATTTAATACCGCTTGCGCAGCTTCTCTCGCATAGCCATTCCCGTAATATTGAGACAAAAAAGCATAGCCTAAGTCGGGGGCATCTAACTCCGGCCTTTTTAATATTCCACACATGCCTATCGGAGTTTGGCTCTCTTTCAATTCAACCATATTTAGGCCAAAACCGTTCTTTTGATAACTGGATATCGGGCCGTTGGTTAGATAAGAAACCGCATCAGCAACACTTCTAACATTCTTGTCTCCAATAAAACGGATAAAACCATCTTCATTGAGCAGACGAACAATAAAATCAGCGTCATTTAACTCAAACTGCCTGATGACTAATCTTTCTGTTTCACATATCCGTTTCATTCATTTGCCTTTTTATTTGGTAAAGAGTTAGGTAACTGTAGCCATTATTGTTAGAACACTACCATCTCTGAATCGAAAAATATTCAGAGACAAAATCGATATAGGCTCGTACCGCTTTAGATAGATATTTTCTTGAAGAATAGAGGGCATAAATCGTCAGCGTATTCGGCTTCCATTCAGGTAAGACATGGACTAATGAACCTGATTTTATCTCTTCGGAAACGAGATACGTAGGTTGCAGTGTTACACCCATCGAAGCTTTAGCCGCATGCAACAACACCGTTGCTTCGTTGGCGGTTAAGCAGGGTTTTATTTCAACCGACTCATGTTTATTACCACAGTTCATGTGCCAAACATGTTGCTCGAAATGTTTATAGCCAAGACACTTATGGTTCAATAAATCCTTGGGATACTTAATCGGCTTTTTCTTGACTAAATACAGCGGAGACGCCACTAAAACCGAATGGCAATCTGCGATAGGTTTACCGATTAATGATGAATCTGGGTTGGATGAAATTCTGATCGCTAAATCAATTTGCTGCTCGACTAAATCTGTAATGGTGTCCTCAACATTGATATCAACCACAACATCTGGGTACTTTTCCATGAAGAGTTTAGTCACGGGTATTAACTGGGAGAAGCCAAAAGACATACTTGCAGAGACTTTAATTCGGCCTTTCAGAGAATCGGCTACTTCAGTCTGTGTTAAATCGACTAATGCTTCCCCGGCAAGCAGCCAGTTTTCCACCTGCTTCAAGCAGTTTTCTCCTGCTGAAGTTAACGTTACTTTCCTTGTTGTACGGTGAAGTAATCTTGCATTCAACCACTCTTCCATCGATTCGATATAACGTGTCACCATAGGTCGTGACATGTTCAATCGGTCTGCTGTTAAAGTAAAACTACCCGACTGAGCAACATCGATAAACACTCTTGCAGCTGTTAGTCTGTCCATTTGATTAGATCGTTTTATGAAACACTGATGTCTATAATTAGCTATTTTTCTGAACTTATCAATTCACTATATTAGTTACAAATAAACGAATAGACCCGTTCAGGAACAATAACATGACCAATATTCACTATTTCTATGATCCTATGTGCGGCTGGTGCTACGGCGCATCTTCGCTAATTCAAGCAATAGAAGAAAACCCTAATTTAAACTTGATTTTTCACCCTGGTGGAATGATCGAAAAAAGCGCCCTTTCTGAGCATTTTAAGCAACATATCCTAGCCGCTGACCCACGAATAGCCGCATTAACAGGTGTAAAATTTGGCGAAAATTACACAACGCGACTGAGAACCAGTAATGAGTTTGTTGTAGATTCA encodes:
- a CDS encoding DUF3750 domain-containing protein is translated as MKLKRIGFTLFTSLLAGLSLMGCTEKDWRTASREPAGIAPNPNEVSEAVIEFYAADAYSWRGWFAVHSWLAVKPQNANKYTVYEVVGWRQPALNEYTTDTPDRYWFGARPEKILSLQGEKAELLIPKIQHVVALYPWANEYTLFPGPNSNTFPAWVGNQVPELGLKMPFRAIGSGYAD
- a CDS encoding SDR family oxidoreductase, with the protein product MSKVLVLGASGNVGRPLVEELLAKGEQVKAASRSGKAMGAAEGVVFDYSDSSTFDSAFEGVDRAYVMLAGGYVAIKELLIPVVEAAAARNVKVVFQSVLGVDADDSIPYRQVEIALENSGVPYVILRPNWFSDNFHTYWKAGIDQGVIAVPAADGKSSFIDVRDIASSAAAALSTDKFDNQAFNLTGPEAFSYAEAAAKISSALGKPVQYQAIEEGAFCDMLKSVGVPADYAEFLTSIFYPVREGWTAGVSDAVQVLTGKPARSLDSYIKDHLADLA
- a CDS encoding winged helix-turn-helix transcriptional regulator, with the protein product MDFAYDVYENRCPTRAVLDRIADKWAMLILDKLSHEPVRFNHLKKDIKGISQKVLSQTLKKLERDGLVTRTVFPTVPVTVEYALTPLGNTLTEAVAALAHWAEQNMDAVLAAQEDYDSKLELTN
- a CDS encoding TSUP family transporter; this translates as MENVVNLSMAEWVYVFLFLVAVVAGIVDAIAGGGGLITVPSLLLVGLPPMTVLGTNRLQAVIGELTTSVMFIMNKQFPAKGLVLGVIFTSIGATLGTFAVGVMDKEILEKLLPVLMVGITFYSIFAKKLKVTEASAALLSNARFMMICGILIGFYNGFFGPGTGSFWMLAFVTLLGYTIKQATMATKPLNLIGNVISLVLFIWLGHVDYQLGLIMGAGQIIGSIIGSKCVISFGSRLVRPVFITVTLIMTSKLIYENLTSGWLV
- a CDS encoding LysR family transcriptional regulator: MLSSQDIEFFITVADSRSLAAAARKLNVTPPSVSQRLQNIERKLGVKLIDRNARLTSLTTEGEVLASKGQQLLKDLEHLTQDVSDKKLAISGELKLVSSLGFGEKHIGPLAAEFQSLYPSLRIELFLSDIPKWSAHNSPDIMFYIGHLQDSALKRIVLSKNRRLLLASPEYLKSAPPLDEPQDLELHRCIALRENDEDATMWRLTHIDTQRETSVRVVPVLSSNVSRVTKNWCIDGQGIIQRSEWDVKEELKTGKLVRVLPEYQLQEADIVALLSSDQFHRSQKVSAFLDYVKQKLPARL
- a CDS encoding GNAT family N-acetyltransferase, yielding MKRICETERLVIRQFELNDADFIVRLLNEDGFIRFIGDKNVRSVADAVSYLTNGPISSYQKNGFGLNMVELKESQTPIGMCGILKRPELDAPDLGYAFLSQYYGNGYAREAAQAVLNSELPKHKLDKVFAVTFPDNTASNRLLSDVGFIQTGTMELYGSENNLYEYFVS
- a CDS encoding LysR family transcriptional regulator, whose product is MDRLTAARVFIDVAQSGSFTLTADRLNMSRPMVTRYIESMEEWLNARLLHRTTRKVTLTSAGENCLKQVENWLLAGEALVDLTQTEVADSLKGRIKVSASMSFGFSQLIPVTKLFMEKYPDVVVDINVEDTITDLVEQQIDLAIRISSNPDSSLIGKPIADCHSVLVASPLYLVKKKPIKYPKDLLNHKCLGYKHFEQHVWHMNCGNKHESVEIKPCLTANEATVLLHAAKASMGVTLQPTYLVSEEIKSGSLVHVLPEWKPNTLTIYALYSSRKYLSKAVRAYIDFVSEYFSIQRW